One region of Lagopus muta isolate bLagMut1 chromosome 13, bLagMut1 primary, whole genome shotgun sequence genomic DNA includes:
- the DRP2 gene encoding dystrophin-related protein 2 isoform X1, protein MQEWPFVVPRCPEWRVAEQARRGSAAHPLSQVKGSQDGTGPLCVTPRVPDSAAGPQAPLEMNLCWNEIKKKSHSLRARLEAFSDHSGKLQVPLQEIIDWLGQKDEELSAQLPLRGDVLLVQQEKETHAAFMEEVKSRGPYIYSVLESAQAFLSQHPFEELEEPTSESKDVSPRHRIQNISRFVWKQANVASELWEKLTARCVDQHRHIERTLEQLLEIKGAMEELSTALDQAESVRETWEPIGDLFIDSLPEHIQSTKLFKEELSPMKDGVKVVNDLAHQLAISDVHLSMENSRTLEQINTRWKQLQASINERLKQLQDAHRDFGPGSQHFLSSSVQVPWERAISPNKVPYYINHQAQTTCWDHPKMTELYQTLADLNNIKFSAYRTAMKLRRVQKALRLDMVTLATALEIFNEHDLQPSDRAMDVVEVIHCLTSLYERLEEERGILVNVPLCVDMSLNWLLNVFDSGRSGKMRALSFKTGIACLCGTEVKEKFQYLFSQVANAGGLCDQRHLGVLLHEAIQVPRQLGEVAAFGGSNVEPSIRSCFRFSHGKPAIEAAQFLEWANLEPQSMVWLAVLHRVTMAEQVKHQTKCSVCRQCPIKGFRYRSLKQFNVDICQTCFLTGRASKGNKLHYPIMEYYTPTTSSENMRDFATTLKNKFRSKQYFSKHPQRGYLPVQSVLEADFSETPASSPMLPHADTHSRIEHFASRLAEMENQNCSFFSDSLSPDDSLDEDQYLLRHSSPITDREPAGSQQVPGSLPMDDKGELERILAHLEDENRILQGELRRLKWQHDEAVESPTLATSSPELVQDPRNEELLAEARILRQHKSRLETRMQILEDHNKQLESQLHRLRELLLQPPAESNGNGSAASSLASSPHQSEGGQARDKEHDTPDTEAAADEVEAKTQEVSVCLEDIMEKLRSAFPNSRGMTSLI, encoded by the exons ATGCAGGAATGGCCCTTCGTCGTCCCGCGGTGTCCTGAGTGGCGCGTGGCTGAGCAGGCACGGCGTGGATCTGCTGCCCACCCGCTGTCCCAG GTTAAAGGCTCTCAGGATGGCACAGGACCTTTGTGTGTAACCCCCCGGGTTCctgacagtgctgctgggcCCCAGGCCCCTCTGGAGATGAATCTTTGTTGGAACGAGATCAAAAAGAAATCTCACAGCCTTCG GGCTCGTCTGGAGGCGTTCTCTGACCACAGTGGGAAGCTGCAGGTCCCCCTCCAGGAGATCATCGACTGGCTGGGCCAGAAGGATGAGGAGCTGTCGGCACAGCTGCCCCTGCGTGGCGATGTGCTCCTGGtgcagcaggagaaggagaCGCACGCG GCTTTCATGGAAGAGGTGAAGTCCCGGGGGCCGTACATTTACTCTGTCTTAGAGTCAGCGCAGGCTTTCCTCTCTCAGCATCCATTTGAGGAACTGGAAGAGCcaacttcagaaagcaaag atgTGTCTCCCCGGCACCGCATCCAGAACATCAGCCGCTTCGTCTGGAAGCAGGCGAACGTGGCCAGCGAGCTGTGGGAGAAGCTGACAGCCCGCTGCGTGGACCAGCACCGGCACATCGAGCGGACgttggagcagctgctggagatcaAAGGGGCCATggaggagctcagcacagcgctGGATCAGGCTGAGAGCGTGCGTGAAACCTGGGAACCCATCGGGGACCTCTTCATTGATTCCTTGCCAGAGCACATCCAGTCGACCAAG CTCTTCAAAGAGGAGCTCTCTCCCATGAAGGATGGGGTGAAGGTGGTCAATGACCTTGCACACCAGCTCGCCATCTCCGATGTCCACCTGTCCATGGAGAACTCTCGCACCCTGGAGCAGATCAACACCCGCtggaagcagctgcag GCCTCCATCAACGAACGCCTGAAGCAGCTCCAAGATGCCCACCGGGACTTCGGGCCGGGCTCCCAGCACTTCCTCTCCT CCTCTGTTCAGGTTCCCTGGGAGCGAGCCATTTCCCCCAACAAAGTGCCATACTACATCAA CCACCAGGCACAGACCACGTGCTGGGACCACCCAAAGATGACAGAGCTGTACCAGACGCTGG CGGATTTGAACAACATCAAGTTCTCAGCCTATCGGACAGCTATGAAGCTGCGGCGGGTGCAAAAAGCCCTGCGAT TGGACATGGTGACCTTGGCCACGGCCCTGGAAATCTTCAACGAGCACGACCTGCAGCCCAGCGACCGCGCGATGGATGTGGTGGAGGTCATCCACTGCCTGACCTCCCTCTACGagaggctggaggaggagcGGGGCATCCTGGTGAACGTGCCGCTCTGCGTGGACATGAGCCTCAACTGGCTGCTCAACGTCTTTGACAG TGGCCGCAGTGGGAAGATGAGGGCTCTCTCCTTCAAGACGGGCATTGCATGTCTGTGTGGGACAGAGGTCAAGGAGAAGTTTCAGT ACCTCTTCAGCCAAGTGGCAAATGCAGGTGGGCTGTGTGACCAGAGGCATCTGGGTGTGCTGCTGCACGAGGCCATCCAGGTGCCACGGCAGCTGGGTGAGGTGGCGGCGTTTGGGGGCAGCAACGTGGAGCCCAGCATCCGCAGCTGCTTCCGATTC AGCCATGGGAAACCTGCCATCGAGGCAGCCCAGTTTCTGGAGTGGGCCAACCTGGAGCCTCAGTCTATGGTGTGGTTGGCCGTGCTGCACCGCGTCACCATGGCAGAGCAGGTGAAGCACCAGACCAAGTGCTCTGTGTGCCGGCAGTGCCCCATCAAGGGCTTCAG GTACCGCAGCCTGAAGCAGTTCAACGTGGATATTTGCCAGACCTGCTTCCTCACTGGGCGAGCCAGCAAGGGCAACAAGTTGCACTACCCCATCATGGAGTACTACACCCCG ACCACCTCCAGTGAGAACATGAGGGACTTTGCCACCACGCTGAAGAACAAGTTTCGGTCCAAGCAGTACTTCAGCAAGCACCCACAGAGGGGGTACCTGCCTGTCCAGTCCGTGCTGGAGGCTGACTTCTCTGAGAC ACCAGCCTCCTCCCCGATGTTGCCTCACGCTGACACGCACTCTCGGATTGAGCACTTTGCCAGCAG GCTTGCAGAGATGGAAAACCAGAACTGTTCCTTCTTCAGTGACAGCCTGTCCCCTGATGATAGCTT GGATGAGGACCAATACTTGCTGCGTCACTCCAGCCCCATCACGGACCGGGAGCCTGCGGGCAGCCAGCAGGTCCCAGGCAGCCTGCCCATGGATGATAAGGGGGAGCTGGAGCGCATCCTGGCCCACCTGGAGGATGAAAACAG GATCCTCCAGGGAGAGCTGAGGCGTTTGAAGTGGCAGCACGATGAGGCAGTGGAATCCCCAACCTTGGCTACGAGCTCCCCCGAATTGGTGCAGGACCCACGCAACGAGGAGCTCCTGGCAGAGGCACGGATCCTCCGGCAGCACAAGAGCCGCCTGGAGACCCGCATGCAGATCCTTGAGGATCACAACAAGCAACTGGAGTCCCAGCTGCAccggctgagggagctgctgctgcag